TAAAGCATAGGTCGGTTCCCCTTGTTGATGGTTTCCACCAACCCTACACCAACGCCGCGGATGATCCTTGACCTGGATCAATTTCTGGCGGTCGTGATACGAATGAGCCGAGAGAGTTCCGAGTATTTCCGGGTGTTCCGTCGGCTGATCCGGTTGTATTTTAGCCGCAAGGGCGGCCTACCCGCATTTCTTATGGAAACGGAAATTGATCCCGCAACGGTTGATGTTTCCGTTGCAAGACGGATATAGGCAGGCCAAGCAGGTCGCAGCGGCTAATCACGCTGTTTTTTTCGTACAATGGTGCTTATCCGGCCGGACTTTCTGGGCGCCCGCCCCGTGCTCATCGACATCCTTTCCTTCCTGGAACACAAGGCTCCGGAACCAGATGCCCGTTCCGCGGCGGAAATCCTGGGGGCGAGGTTGAAGAATTTGCGGGCGCTGGGGCAGTAGGTTTTCGCCGGATGCGGCTGTCGCCTTATCCGGCCTACCTTGAAACCGCCTGGATCAGGAGCAAAGGCAATGTATTCTCGCAGGCCGGATAAACGAAGCGCATCCGGCAGGATGGGCTATTCGAATGCGAGCTGGAAATGCCCTACAGGCGACGTGGCGGGCTTGACCCGGATTTCAATGTCATAGCCCAGACGGTTCAGGCAATCCATCAATTTTCGTTCCGAAAATTTGGCCAGATTGCCGCGCATCATTTCTGAAACCCTGGGTTGCGTGAGCCCCATTTTCGTGGCCGCCTGTTCCTGGGTCAGCCCGTGACGACGAATTGCCTGGATAATTTTGACGACAAGTTCCGATTTCAGTTTCAGTTTCTCCGCATCGGGCAAACCGAGATCCGCAAAGATGTTCTCCGAGCCGATCAGGATTTCATGGCCATTCACGATTTGTTTTTCCATTCAACACCTCATTGCAATGTCTTCGGCCATTTTCAATCTGGCCCGGATAAGGTCAATATCGGCTTTGGGCGTTCGAATGCCGCTTTTGCTCTTTTTCTGGAAACAATGCAGAACAACGACGAAATC
This is a stretch of genomic DNA from Desulfonatronum thioautotrophicum. It encodes these proteins:
- a CDS encoding helix-turn-helix domain-containing protein, with translation MEKQIVNGHEILIGSENIFADLGLPDAEKLKLKSELVVKIIQAIRRHGLTQEQAATKMGLTQPRVSEMMRGNLAKFSERKLMDCLNRLGYDIEIRVKPATSPVGHFQLAFE